One window from the genome of Cryptomeria japonica chromosome 6, Sugi_1.0, whole genome shotgun sequence encodes:
- the LOC131037524 gene encoding uncharacterized protein LOC131037524: MLVNAMGDSDNIWQWCNARKKMCHQRSAAAAAVGYDAFSTKANPLKEQEEIKYQKKKTERQCLVDPVEQPTTPDPDDPVRKAGKLELSKLPSITSPCFSSSVCGQTSADSSSSASIVHDEAAEDGMHLQSTDFSSPSSCNNNNLILEQMGSLSNSPKIESLDLKKDQSLISRMPTRGFLRNLRPLGNRIAKLKASSEGLDLLVEAICLLESWGNKLIPVHRECKAGLAFADAGLHKKKVIRRAKSAYKQRCINGDAKQWHHQKILLEADSKPDLQRNNLSELGITSIVEYNQNQDDRHQAEAVQSRFMSRLRRSVRSSRGN, from the exons ATGCTAGTAAATGCAATGGGCGATTCAGACAACATATGGCAGTGGTGCAATGCCAGGAAGAAAATGTGCCATCAGAgatcagcagcagcagcagcagttGGGTATGATGCATTCAGTACAAAAGCGAACCCACTGAAGGAGCAAGAAGAAATTAAGTATCAGAAGAAGAAGACTGAAAG GCAGTGCTTGGTGGATCCAGTAGAGCAGCCCACAACACCAGATCCGGATGATCCTGTTAGGAAGGCTGGGAAGCTTGAACTGTCGAAACTTCCTAGCATTACTTCTCCATGTTTTTCTTCTTCTGTATGTGGACAGACATCTGCAGATTCTTCGTCCTCTGCGTCCATTGTGCACGATGAAGCTGCAGAAGACGGGATGCATTTACAATCAACAGATTTCAGCTCACCATCCAGTTGCAATAACAATAATCTAATCCTAGAACAGATGGGATCCTTGTCAAATTCACCAAAGATCGAGAGTCTCGACTTGAAGAAGGATCAGAGCTTGATTTCAAGAATGCCCACAAGGGGATTCTTAAGAAATCTCAGGCCACTTGGCAACAGAATTGCCAAACTCAAAGCCTCATCAGAAGGATTGGATTTGCTTGTTGAGGCCATTTGTCTTCTGGAAAGTTGGGGAAACAAGCTTATTCCAGTCCATAGAGAGTGTAAGGCAGGGTTGGCCTTCGCTGATGCTGGTTTGCATAAGAAGAAAGTTATCAGGAGAGCCAAGAGTGCTTATAAGCAAAGATGCATAAATGGGGATGCCAAGCAATGGCACCATCAAAAGATTCTGTTAGAGGCTGATTCAAAACCTGATTTGCAAAGAAATAATCTCTCCGAACTGGGTATTACTTCAATCGTTGAATACAATCAAAACCAGGATGATCGACATCAAGCAGAAGCAGTACAGTCACGTTTTATGTCTAGGCTTAGAAGATCAGTGCGTAGCTCGCGAGGGAATTAG